In Granulicella tundricola MP5ACTX9, a single genomic region encodes these proteins:
- a CDS encoding type VI secretion system accessory protein TagJ produces the protein MQEAIKVLGDEVRSNPLDTKRRTFLFELLCFAGNYDRAEKQLDFLAGDGGKTAAGALMYRSALHAERTRQDLFAKKAYPELNASVEPLTGMWNGQAFSDLRDADPRIGANLEVFIAGSYTWIPMKYMEQIEIEKPESLRDLIWARARIETSKAFRLQDLGEVLIPVLSPFSYQQADDAVKLGRMTVWESADGEAEVPFGQRMMLIDGEEVPLLELNSIDWERIAEEVADASA, from the coding sequence TTGCAAGAAGCGATCAAGGTGCTTGGTGACGAGGTCAGGAGCAATCCTCTCGACACCAAGCGCCGCACCTTTCTGTTCGAGCTTCTCTGCTTCGCCGGCAACTACGACCGCGCCGAGAAGCAGTTGGATTTTCTGGCAGGAGATGGCGGGAAAACGGCCGCCGGCGCTTTGATGTATCGCAGTGCCCTGCATGCGGAGAGAACGCGGCAGGATCTCTTCGCGAAGAAGGCTTATCCAGAGTTGAATGCCTCCGTCGAGCCACTGACTGGAATGTGGAACGGTCAGGCTTTCTCCGATCTGCGAGATGCCGACCCACGGATCGGCGCAAATCTTGAGGTCTTTATTGCGGGCAGCTACACCTGGATTCCCATGAAGTACATGGAGCAGATCGAGATCGAGAAGCCCGAGAGCCTGCGTGATCTGATCTGGGCTCGGGCGCGCATTGAGACGAGCAAGGCCTTCCGCCTACAGGACCTGGGCGAGGTTCTGATCCCTGTTCTGTCGCCGTTCTCTTATCAGCAGGCGGACGATGCGGTGAAGCTCGGCCGGATGACGGTATGGGAGTCCGCGGATGGTGAGGCGGAGGTTCCGTTCGGCCAGCGCATGATGCTGATCGACGGTGAGGAAGTTCCTCTGCTGGAGTTGAACAGCATCGATTGGGAACGGATCGCGGAGGAAGTCGCCGATGCCTCTGCGTGA